The DNA window TTTGTCCACTGTTTAAACACTGACAAATTAATTTGTCaactctcaaatgtgcaaattaaattaatttaaagttaGACAAAGTAACCAAATGTAAGGAATTTGTGTGAGAagtgtttatgttttgtgttcatTAAAAAGAATGAGTATTAGTTGGTATATCATTATCAGAGGTTTTAAATCTCAAATATAACTGCTGGTATAGACCTCAAACATCCAGTATTGGTCATATtctgtatatacatgtatattataACTATATAACATTCTTAACGTTACCTTACAAATACAACATTCAATACAAGAAAGCTGTACAAGGTACAATGTGTACTGTGGGAACTGTAGTATCtcataagtgcattatgaagagatctaATGGCGAGtcaacaggaggaatgattatgttcaagaaaaacctatttcagtgttcatttgggcacctgactgttgttttaagacagacttgagaaaatgtgaacccgtcctttatCCATTAGTAAAATATATTCACCTTCGATGTCGAAATCCTCCAGAAAAGCCTCCAGCTTGGCCGTCTTGGGATTGTTTTTCCGTTGTTTGGTGGTTCTCTTCCTGGGAGCCATGACTGCATGGATAAGCAGCAAAAACAGAGATGAATTTACTCATAGTTGACAGCACAAAATAACTTCGGAACGTTAACTATTATGTAGCTTTAGGATATAACTAACTTAACTGCCTCCTGCCTTTTAAATAGAAACTGCGGACATGCGGCTGACTAGTAATCGAGCTAACGTTAATGCTAACGTCCGTTTAGCAAGATCACGAATTTATCCCGCAATTTGGCTGACTGTCGTCGTGGCCAGTTTCACTAACACGCACAGGCGTTTCGTAAAACAACCAAATAATTATTTCTATACTTGTAACACATACTTTATGTGCAATTTATTACCTGataatgtttttcttcctctgcctctcgACTCGTCTTCTTCTTTCACAAAGCGGTTTTCAAATCTCCGCGCGGGGTGGGGCAAATATCCAAAGTCAGCCAATTAGATCACACGGTTGCTTTGCGTCATGACGGAATTGTTTTCGACCAATCGTAGCGCTATACGTCAGTGTTTACATCCGGAGAACGAAAATGGTGTCCAGGCAACATGGTGGAAATGTGATGTTTCTTAGCAGCTATGAGATAACTACACTTTTAAAGGTTACAGACATCTCCGTTGTTCTAAACTGGAATTTAAAACATCTAGATACAAGGATTCATTTATTGGACTCACGCAGCTCTCGTTTTAGGGTCAACTAATGTATAAAACGCCACTTGAAATGTCTAAACCTGCACTACTATCACTTCAACAAGCGCTGAGGAAAAGCTTCCAGAGTCTGGAAAACAACCACAAAGTATGGAAGACTGTGTTGTCCGAGTGCAGCCCCCTCATGGGGTCTCTGGGGAACTTGGCAGAGCAGTGGAGAGCGCTGTCCAACGTTCAGATCTCCAGCACACCGCTCAAAGACTTCCCAGACCTGGAGGAACGGCTGCGTTTCAAACTTCTACAAGCCACGGATACAGTGCTGGGGAAACTCAATGAAAAGATGTAAGTAACTGGGTGGAAACCACAAAATAGAAGTCACATATTATGTCTGTAATATATGTCTTGACTGCAAACAAGAAGAGAGGTATTATTGTAGTGATGATGTGCAGATCAAATCTCTAATTCATAGACAGTGAATAACAACTCATATGACAGCAGGAATGCAGGGCCAGCTCAACTTGCTATGGGGCCCTGAGCTGAAATGAGCTGCGGGCTCCTCTTGACCCTCCCTCATATGAAGCTGAGAAGTGGCTGATGGTATGCCACTGAATATTGTTGTATTCACATTTTTCGCAGCATGCCAGAAATTACCAGTGCTGGAATACTATCTGCTTTTTTTGTCGTAATTTGACTAAACACAAATTTATATAGGAAAATACACTAtgtaagaaaaataatcaactaGATTTTGACATACTTTGAGGGCATCCTGACATTACAGGACATCAGGAGCTGCCTTAAAGTTCTTATCATTTAAGTTTAAATTGTACTGTAATGGTGCATATTTCCCAGcaaatttgcaattaatcaaattaccacatgCTAATTGCAACACTTGAACATTAGCACACTTGATGCACAGTTATAAGCCCTACATTTTATAGATTCATATAGATGTAACATCTCAAAACTATCAATCTGTTtatcatctcttcttctttccctcaGGTCTGCTCTCCAGTCTGTCAGAGACGCCGTCAGTAACCAGGTGTCTGCAGCCTTCCAGCTATATGAACAGAACACAGACAGTCTGGACCTGCTCACTGTAACCGAGCGCTCGGCCACCGCCCCGTCAGCCGCTGACATGCTGGAGTGGCTGCAGGATGCTGAGCGTTACTATCGACAGCAGTATCCTTACTGTTCAGATTTGGATTGGCTTGGATTTGCATTGGtgtggcttttttttcccttaactAATGTGTTCAGATTCCTGAGAAGGAAGACTCTCCTGCAGACGCTCCGAGCAGACAATCTCTCCCTTCTGGAATCTGCTCCCAAGAGATGGAAATCTTTGGAGTCTTCCAGTGCACAGGACCACATCACAGGTAAATGACTATTATATTGTCGTGTTGCTGTTTAAAAGACCATGTCATTTTCATTAGCTGTCAGTGGTAGTAGGACGTGTGCATGTATAATTTATGAAGCTAGAGATATAAAGGTGAACTAATTACTTCTCTGTTCAATTTCAGATACACTTTGCAAAGTGTCCTTCTTCATGGAGTCCCAGTGAACAGAGTGGAACTCTCTCTCGCTTGTGAATCTGAAAGCATCTCTATGAAGAGGCTCGAAGAGAGGAGCGGGATTATTATAATAACCTCAGATGGATGCATTTGCTGTGGATATTAGTATGaggactgattttttttttcaggtcaGGTAAAATATTAGATCTGCAGCTGATTATTCAGAATGAAGAAGAGACTTGCTACATATCAGGCGATGCCTCTATCTGCAGAGAAGGACATTGTGGCATCATTTCATACTTGAATGCTCTTACAGGGACAGTCACTATTGTCTGTGATAGTCAAAATGGCTCAAACCGAATGTGTTTTTCAGAAGAAACCAGCACACACAAggataaatataaaaacattattggTGAAGCACGTTTTaacaaacttgttttatttcacaattttgATTTATGCAAACTCAAGTCAAAGCTTTATGTGACAAATCGAGAGGTAATAACATTGTCAGAGAATAATCACCACAATCTTTACCACACAAGCCATCATTAAAGCCGTTTGTAACAGTCATACTTTTTCGTTAAGTctttttgttgacaataaaggCGACGGGCTTTCTTCAGGCACTACTAGAAATCACAGTGGAGAAAAAGTCAAGTTTCAAACAAATCTGAATGTTATAAAGAACTGAAGACAAACGTTACAAAGAGAtaaacaaaataagcaaaaccTAGAttgaatataataaataaatatatagacTCCAATTTATGATTCATAACTGAAAATTCACAGACTTAAGTGTTGGGACAGAGTAAATTTAGAACAGCATCAACTGTCTCCTGACTGACTCCTCAGTCTTGTCACTGATGGCCTTCCTTCGGTTCTCATCGTGGTGTTGCTGCTCGCATGCATCGTTCTCTCTTCCTACACATACTCCTTCAGTGGTATACTGTTAGATGTGATAGGTTTTGGGGGATCTGGTGCTGAAGCAGGTGAATTAGCAAAGCTCCGGCCTATGTAGCCCCTGCGGTACCTACCGTCCCTCTCCATGAGGGGGCAGGTGCTGCTCAGCACAGCACCGCTGATCATGAGGATAACCGCAGCTGCCCAGCCCAGATAGATAGCCTGACCCAGCTCACGCTTGTGCATCAGGGGCACATTGGGGTTGTAGAAATCCTGGATGACAGTGTTGGCTGTCCAGGAAACGGGAATCAGCACGCACAGGCCCGTCAGAATGAAGAGAACCCCACCGGAGAGAGCGATACCCGCCTTGGCCCGACGGTCATCCCCAGCGCAGGTGGTGCACTTCATGCCGCAGCAGGACACGGTGCAGGACAGCCAGCCCATGAAGATGGCCAAACACATGAGGGCTCTGGCCGCCTGGATGTCCGGAGACAAGGCCAGCATGGAGTCGTATGTCTTACACTGCATGTGACCGGTGGTCTGGTAGATGCAGTTCATCCAGATGCCTTCCCATTTGATCTCCGAGGTCAGGATGTTGCTGCCAATGAAGGCCGAGACCTTCCACTGAGGCAAGGCTGTGACTGCGATCGCCATGATCCAGCCAGTCACCGCGCAGGTGAAGCTGATCAGCTGCATGCCAGTGTTCACCATGATGACAACAGCTTCTTCCGAGTGTTCCTTTCTTTTGTTCTACCTTTTTGTTTGCTGCTGTTgcctgttattttcttttttcttttttttttggtcttccAAGTACTCTTTTGGTTTACTTGTACCTCTCCTCTCTGGCTTGGCCAAGCTTCCTACTGTCTTTgccaaaatgtcactttgtcagcagtcattttcttctctttttcttttccttttcaacaTCTGCTCACTTGGTGATAGTCATCCACCTTTTTGAAAGCATCAGCATCAGAGGTCCACACACTTTCTCCTCCTATTCATTCCTTAGTTTTGAGTCAATGCATTATTGAGTAGCCGATAGCTGTGCATCCACCTGTGGCGGCCCGCGGATACGGGATCGATCAAGCTTCAGAGCCAGCACAGTCCAGGCCTCGTGGATGAAATGGATCTCAGCCAggcttcttttttgttttttgtttttttgccttcaGCTCTGGTTCAGCCCCAGGAGGTTGATTGTTGAGTTGCTGTGTATTTCAGTGCCACTCTCCTGGTTTGGTGTAGCCTTACCTAGATGGAGCAGACTGATATCACCTGATACTTGGATCCAAGGCCACCGACACTGCTATGAGTGTATCTTGTCACAGCACGGTTGAAAATAGTGATGCTTGAATACACCGTATAAAAAAGAGGCGTAGCTTTGTACTACTTTGTCAAAATCTGACGTTTAGTCCtcacagaataaataaaacaagcatCCACTAGAGATGAACAGTCAGCTGTTTTAAGAGTCAATCAAAACATGTTATTCCAATCCCTTGTTTGAAAAGGTTTTTTCAAAAATCCACATCAAACTTCCTCTGGTGTGCTAGACTCAATAGAACGGCTTTCCAATCTGTGTCTGTAGTTCAAAAAAAGCAAAGGTTTCCAGAGAAAAAACAGCCAGCAGAACTCGTCATCAgacactgctgctgttgctagCTGAAGTGTCTCCTTGTTGACAATAAGCGCACGGGGGTCCAAGCCTCAAACGAGGCCACTTCAGCCGCTGCCAGGCTTtcaccctccccccccccccaacagcTTCCTCTGGTAGCAACGCAGCCCAAATGGGTCAATCCGGTTCCAACAAGGGGTATAAATAACAATCAGGACCACGTAATCAGACTTCTGGGTAAGCAGAGCATCAGGTCACTCCGTCCCATCTTCAGCACTGCTGTTGACAGTCAAGCCCATGAGAGCAACACTGAACcccaggaaggaaaaaaaaaaaaaaaaaaaaacgatgcaggagggagggagggagggcaaAAGAGGGTGAGACAATAAAAAGAGGGAGGAATGGATGGACGGGGATGGAGTGGTGTCTGTAGGTGGATCAGTTAACACAAAGACGACATGTGGGGGGCCTCTACAATGGGGATTTACACTCTCTGTTTTGGCCCATACCGCACAAACTCGTGTGCATTTTAAAGGAgctttcacaaaaaaatgagCTTTCGGTTGCCTTTTTTGTCAGACTGGGTGATGAAAGGGAGAAACAGCTTTACAAAAGGGGacataggtttttttttttttttctctaacaaTGACTTTGGCTAAAATGCTGAAAAGCCACAGGAGAAAATATACAGGTCACAGGTAAAGAGTCAGTGTCTATTGTAGTATGACAAGCAGTTTCCTTtggacaatgaaaaaaaatgacaaaagccTGAATTCTGATGGTTTACCCAACCTCGCTTTTTGGTTTAATCTTTGTTTCcagttaaatttatttaaattgtggCTGAAACATGAATAAGGTGAAAAGAATGGGCCTCTGTCATGTGACGTTTCTCATATTTTTGGCCAATATGTTGCTAAATAAACAgctagaggaaaaaaaaaaaaaaaaatcagacccTGTATGTAACAGACGGATCTGACAGCAGCTCTTCGTCTTCATATTCAGAAGTTGCCCAAGACTGCTCTTCTTCAACCTGCATTACACATCGAACCCTGATGCAACATTGTGCCGATGAATTAAATATCATGGCACTGAGATCTATGGTTCAGGTTTCCTTTCTTCTGTagttcccccccccccgctcTCCTTGGTAACGGTGGTCATGACAACAAGCCAGGACACAGGAAacgggagaggagagaggatgaT is part of the Thunnus albacares chromosome 19, fThuAlb1.1, whole genome shotgun sequence genome and encodes:
- the c19h1orf109 gene encoding uncharacterized protein C1orf109 homolog, which codes for MYKTPLEMSKPALLSLQQALRKSFQSLENNHKVWKTVLSECSPLMGSLGNLAEQWRALSNVQISSTPLKDFPDLEERLRFKLLQATDTVLGKLNEKMSALQSVRDAVSNQVSAAFQLYEQNTDSLDLLTVTERSATAPSAADMLEWLQDAERYYRQQFLRRKTLLQTLRADNLSLLESAPKRWKSLESSSAQDHITDTLCKVSFFMESQ
- the cldn35 gene encoding claudin-4, whose amino-acid sequence is MVNTGMQLISFTCAVTGWIMAIAVTALPQWKVSAFIGSNILTSEIKWEGIWMNCIYQTTGHMQCKTYDSMLALSPDIQAARALMCLAIFMGWLSCTVSCCGMKCTTCAGDDRRAKAGIALSGGVLFILTGLCVLIPVSWTANTVIQDFYNPNVPLMHKRELGQAIYLGWAAAVILMISGAVLSSTCPLMERDGRYRRGYIGRSFANSPASAPDPPKPITSNSIPLKEYV